From the Hymenobacter yonginensis genome, one window contains:
- a CDS encoding SDR family NAD(P)-dependent oxidoreductase, producing MHYYIITGASRGLGKALAEELLQHPDNRVLGVCRHATIQHERYRHQPLDLSDMLAVQNNLFKVFTPCPGAASITLINNAGVLGEVKYMGELPNEHFEFVFDVNVIAPAMLMNTFLATYQQHTGIARTILNISSGAAQRPVDGWGAYCASKAALDSLSSVAQKEQDLRGSGIRIRSLAPGVLDTAMQEHIRAAAHEQFSEAERFAGLHLQGELVNPKDAAATIVHWLQQPARPQEPVVLRISELPQ from the coding sequence ATGCACTACTACATCATCACTGGCGCCAGCCGCGGCCTGGGCAAGGCACTTGCGGAAGAATTGCTGCAGCATCCTGACAACCGGGTGCTAGGCGTATGCAGGCATGCTACTATCCAGCACGAGCGGTACCGCCACCAGCCCCTGGATCTGTCGGATATGCTGGCTGTGCAGAACAACCTGTTCAAAGTATTCACGCCATGCCCCGGCGCGGCCAGCATCACGCTTATCAACAACGCGGGCGTGCTGGGCGAGGTGAAGTACATGGGCGAGCTGCCGAACGAGCACTTCGAATTCGTGTTCGATGTAAACGTCATTGCTCCCGCCATGCTCATGAACACGTTTCTGGCTACCTACCAGCAGCACACCGGCATTGCCCGTACCATCCTCAACATCAGCAGCGGTGCGGCGCAGCGCCCGGTAGATGGATGGGGAGCCTACTGCGCCTCCAAAGCTGCCCTCGACTCCCTGTCGTCCGTGGCGCAAAAGGAGCAGGACCTGCGCGGCTCCGGCATCCGCATCCGCAGCCTGGCGCCCGGTGTGCTGGACACTGCCATGCAGGAGCACATCCGTGCCGCTGCCCATGAGCAGTTCAGTGAAGCCGAACGGTTTGCCGGGTTACACTTGCAGGGCGAACTGGTAAACCCGAAAGATGCAGCCGCAACGATTGTGCACTGGCTGCAACAACCAGCCCGGCCACAGGAGCCGGTGGTACTGCGTATTTCGGAGTTGCCACAGTAG
- the porQ gene encoding type IX secretion system protein PorQ has product MIGLLHRRILVPVSVALGLGVSPAMAQIGGQQTFSFLNLPPGAKTAALGGVNVSVRDADPTMLLSNPALLNAEMDGRLALSFVDYLADIKQSTLAYAFKPKEVDAGRRWGATLSYLNYGELIMRDPANNVLGTFSVNEYAAGLTYAYVQGPFTLAGTGKLAVSGISGNHSVGLLADVGAVFKHPEQDFTVGLAVKNAGYQLKPYAGAGREPMPLDVQLGATIKPEHMPLRFSITAHNLQRLDIVYLDPNQRGQLDENGEQVKKKKTLGDKVARHFAVGGELLLGKSLNVRLGYNHLQRRELRLDNAAGGAGISFGVMLRISQFQLDYTRAGLHASGAANYFTVARNLNSLFVKTQ; this is encoded by the coding sequence ATGATTGGACTGCTACACCGCCGTATTCTAGTGCCCGTATCCGTTGCCCTGGGGCTGGGCGTTTCTCCTGCCATGGCCCAGATTGGCGGGCAGCAGACCTTCTCGTTTCTGAACCTGCCGCCGGGCGCCAAAACGGCCGCTCTGGGCGGCGTCAACGTATCTGTGCGCGACGCCGACCCCACCATGCTGCTCAGCAACCCCGCGCTGCTGAACGCCGAAATGGATGGCCGCTTGGCCCTGTCGTTTGTTGATTATCTGGCCGACATCAAGCAAAGCACCCTGGCTTACGCTTTCAAGCCCAAAGAAGTGGATGCCGGGCGGCGGTGGGGCGCGACTCTGAGCTACCTCAACTACGGCGAGTTGATCATGCGCGACCCGGCCAACAACGTATTGGGAACATTTTCGGTGAACGAGTACGCGGCCGGCCTCACGTATGCCTACGTGCAAGGCCCGTTCACGCTGGCCGGCACCGGCAAGCTGGCCGTGTCGGGCATCAGTGGCAACCACTCAGTGGGGCTGCTGGCTGACGTGGGCGCCGTGTTCAAGCACCCTGAGCAGGACTTTACGGTGGGGTTGGCTGTGAAGAATGCTGGCTACCAGCTCAAGCCTTACGCTGGGGCCGGCCGCGAGCCGATGCCGCTGGACGTGCAGCTGGGGGCCACCATCAAGCCCGAGCACATGCCGCTGCGGTTCTCTATCACGGCTCACAATCTGCAGCGCCTCGACATTGTGTACCTCGACCCCAACCAGCGCGGCCAGTTGGACGAAAACGGCGAGCAAGTCAAAAAGAAGAAAACGCTCGGCGACAAAGTCGCCCGGCATTTTGCCGTGGGTGGCGAGCTGCTGCTGGGCAAAAGCCTGAACGTGCGCCTCGGCTACAACCACCTGCAGCGCCGCGAGCTGCGGCTCGACAACGCGGCCGGGGGCGCCGGTATTTCCTTTGGCGTGATGCTGCGCATCAGCCAGTTTCAGCTCGACTACACCCGTGCCGGCCTGCACGCCAGCGGCGCGGCCAACTATTTCACCGTTGCCCGCAATCTGAACTCGCTGTTCGTTAAAACTCAATAG
- a CDS encoding RagB/SusD family nutrient uptake outer membrane protein: MNIRSKFSTLAVLGLLSLGASSCSDFLTPEPRNSVDRTQVFTDLEGARAALNGTYGNLLSANNAGLRVPIFADLLADNLAHIGTFPTFAQLKNRAILPDNTEVTNMWSSLYSTVNRANNVIAYTPAVTGTTDAVKSQIVGEALFVRALAYFYLVNYWGDVPLVVTPTTTPDNTLFVARNPKAAVYDQMVADLTAAEAALPTTGGPARATRLAATALKARIALYRQQYSEASRLSDLVLAGSYTLNPSYRTAVASENPAESIFEVQFDAQNQSSYAFFMLPTANGGRNEMSPTGTGSTLPTSYETGDQRRDATISNGTFTLNGRAVPTGNQVKYTDPGTGTDNFKTIRLAEIILISAEAKARLNDVPGAITALNRIRTRAGLTAVATTLTQTQVLDQIERDRRSELALEGHRWFDLIRTGRAQAVLGITDVNRLLLPIPFRETVNNPNITQNPGYN; the protein is encoded by the coding sequence CGGTAGACCGCACGCAGGTATTCACCGACCTCGAAGGTGCGCGTGCTGCCCTGAACGGCACTTACGGCAACCTGCTGAGCGCAAACAACGCTGGTCTGCGCGTGCCCATTTTCGCGGACCTGCTGGCTGATAACTTGGCGCACATTGGTACCTTCCCTACGTTTGCCCAACTTAAGAACCGCGCTATTCTGCCTGACAACACGGAGGTGACCAACATGTGGTCGTCACTGTATTCGACGGTAAACCGCGCCAACAACGTTATTGCCTATACGCCGGCCGTCACGGGTACCACCGACGCAGTGAAAAGCCAGATCGTAGGCGAAGCTTTGTTTGTGCGAGCTTTGGCCTACTTCTATCTGGTAAACTACTGGGGAGATGTGCCGCTGGTTGTAACGCCAACTACTACGCCGGATAACACGCTGTTTGTAGCGCGCAACCCTAAAGCTGCTGTCTACGACCAGATGGTAGCCGATTTGACGGCTGCCGAGGCGGCACTCCCGACCACGGGTGGTCCGGCCCGCGCTACGCGCTTGGCTGCTACGGCTCTCAAGGCCCGTATCGCCCTGTACCGCCAGCAGTATTCTGAGGCTTCCCGCCTGTCTGATCTGGTACTGGCCGGCAGCTACACGCTCAACCCAAGCTACCGTACGGCAGTAGCCTCCGAAAACCCCGCTGAGTCGATCTTCGAGGTACAGTTCGACGCGCAAAACCAGAGCTCTTATGCTTTCTTTATGCTGCCTACCGCCAATGGTGGCCGCAATGAGATGAGCCCTACCGGTACTGGTTCCACGCTGCCCACTTCCTACGAAACCGGTGACCAGCGTCGGGATGCTACTATTTCCAATGGTACTTTCACTCTTAATGGGCGAGCCGTACCAACCGGCAACCAAGTTAAGTACACGGATCCAGGCACGGGCACGGACAACTTCAAAACCATTCGTCTGGCGGAAATTATCCTGATCAGCGCCGAGGCTAAAGCTCGTCTGAACGATGTTCCAGGCGCCATTACGGCCCTGAACCGTATTCGTACGCGGGCTGGCCTGACGGCCGTTGCTACTACCCTCACCCAAACGCAGGTACTGGACCAGATCGAGCGCGACCGTCGCTCAGAGCTGGCCCTGGAAGGCCACCGCTGGTTTGACCTGATCCGTACGGGCCGGGCGCAGGCAGTGCTCGGCATCACCGACGTAAACCGTCTGTTGTTGCCGATTCCGTTCCGCGAAACGGTGAACAACCCCAACATCACGCAAAACCCTGGCTACAACTAA
- the lon gene encoding endopeptidase La, with protein MPSIPAAFSSPFLLMTDDSSDIVSIVASDPDQPLNGQESPETLPLLPVRNTVLFPGVVLPVTVTRKKSIRLVRKAYRGNKIIGVVAQKNNQHDDPTLADLYQVGTMAKILKLLVLPDGNTTIIIQGQSRFQIEEELQSTPYLTARVSYAPEIFPDKASKEVKALVASLKDAAAKMLKLNPEIPQEAQVALDNIESPSFLTHFLSSNINVEVGQKQKLLEINDGVERGTMLLELMLKEIQHLEIKHEIHTKVHTDIDQQQRDYFLRQQIKVLQDELGGGDSPDQEIDKFRQRAKLKQWPESVAKHFAKELDKLGRVNPQAAEYPLSVNYVEFLLDLPWAEQTKDNFNLKRTKKILDADHYGMEKVKERIIEYLAVLKLKQDLKAPILCLYGPPGVGKTSLGRSIAKALGRKYVRMSLGGVRDEAEIRGHRKTYVGAMPGRIIAQIKKAGASNPVIVLDEIDKLASDFRGDPSSALLEVLDPEQNSTFTDNYLEVEYDLSRVLFIATANSLETIQPALRDRMEIIDLTGYTLEEKTQIAKKHLWPKLLTDHGLSTKDVAITTPALSRVIDDYTRESGVRSLERKLGAVVRNIAKSKAMKEEFPAALEPKDIARILGAATFDRDLYQDNETAGVVTGLAWTSVGGDILFIESLLSRGRGKLTLSGQLGDVMKESAITALSYLRSRADELGIDYRLFDQYDLHIHFPEGAVPKDGPSAGIAIFTSIASVFTQRKIRSHLAMTGEITLRGKVLPVGGIKEKMLAAKRAGIRDIILCQKNRKDIEEIPAEYVKDLTIHYADRVDDVLRVALLDELVAHPMPLVVRDEAPVAPSPSVEVQ; from the coding sequence ATGCCTTCTATTCCTGCTGCTTTCTCTTCGCCCTTCCTGCTGATGACCGACGACTCTTCCGATATCGTATCCATCGTAGCCTCCGACCCCGACCAGCCGCTCAATGGCCAGGAGTCGCCCGAAACGCTACCGCTGCTGCCGGTGCGTAACACGGTGCTGTTTCCGGGCGTGGTGCTGCCCGTCACCGTCACGCGCAAGAAGAGCATCCGGCTGGTGCGCAAGGCCTACCGCGGCAACAAGATTATCGGGGTGGTGGCGCAGAAAAACAACCAGCACGACGACCCCACGCTGGCCGACCTGTACCAGGTGGGCACCATGGCCAAGATTCTGAAGCTGCTGGTGCTGCCCGACGGCAATACCACCATCATCATTCAGGGCCAGTCGCGCTTCCAGATTGAAGAGGAGCTGCAAAGCACGCCCTACCTCACGGCCCGCGTCAGCTACGCTCCGGAGATTTTCCCTGACAAGGCTTCCAAGGAAGTGAAGGCGCTGGTGGCGTCGTTGAAAGACGCGGCCGCCAAGATGCTCAAGCTCAACCCCGAGATTCCGCAGGAAGCCCAGGTGGCCCTCGACAACATCGAGTCGCCGTCGTTTCTGACGCACTTTCTCTCGTCCAACATCAACGTGGAAGTGGGGCAGAAGCAGAAGCTGCTGGAAATCAACGATGGCGTGGAGCGCGGCACTATGCTGCTAGAATTGATGCTGAAAGAAATTCAGCACCTCGAAATCAAGCACGAAATCCACACCAAGGTCCACACCGACATCGACCAGCAGCAGCGCGACTACTTCCTGCGCCAGCAGATCAAGGTGCTGCAGGACGAACTGGGCGGCGGCGACAGCCCGGATCAGGAAATCGACAAGTTCCGGCAGCGGGCCAAGCTCAAGCAGTGGCCAGAATCCGTGGCCAAGCATTTCGCCAAGGAGCTCGACAAGCTGGGCCGCGTGAATCCGCAGGCCGCCGAGTACCCATTGAGCGTGAACTACGTGGAGTTTCTGCTGGATCTGCCCTGGGCCGAGCAGACCAAGGACAACTTCAACCTGAAGCGCACCAAGAAAATCCTCGATGCCGACCACTACGGCATGGAAAAGGTGAAGGAGCGCATCATCGAGTACTTGGCCGTGCTCAAGCTGAAGCAGGATCTGAAAGCGCCGATTCTGTGCCTCTACGGCCCGCCCGGCGTGGGCAAAACCAGCCTCGGCCGCTCTATTGCCAAGGCGCTGGGCCGCAAATACGTACGCATGAGCCTGGGCGGCGTCCGCGACGAAGCCGAAATCCGGGGGCACCGCAAAACCTACGTGGGCGCCATGCCCGGCCGCATCATCGCCCAGATCAAGAAAGCCGGCGCGTCCAACCCCGTCATCGTGCTCGACGAAATCGACAAGCTGGCCTCCGACTTCCGCGGCGACCCCAGCTCGGCGCTGCTGGAAGTGCTGGACCCCGAGCAGAATTCCACCTTCACCGACAACTACCTGGAGGTGGAGTACGACCTGAGCCGGGTGCTGTTCATTGCCACGGCCAACTCGCTGGAAACCATTCAGCCCGCTTTGCGCGACCGGATGGAAATCATCGACCTGACTGGCTACACGCTGGAAGAGAAAACCCAGATTGCCAAAAAGCACCTCTGGCCCAAGCTCCTCACCGACCACGGCCTGAGCACGAAAGACGTGGCCATCACCACGCCCGCTTTGTCGCGCGTGATAGACGACTACACCCGCGAGAGCGGCGTGCGCAGCCTGGAGCGCAAGCTGGGGGCCGTGGTGCGCAACATTGCCAAGAGCAAGGCCATGAAGGAGGAATTTCCGGCGGCGCTGGAGCCCAAGGACATTGCCCGCATCCTCGGCGCGGCCACCTTCGACCGGGACCTGTACCAGGACAACGAAACTGCCGGCGTAGTGACGGGCCTGGCCTGGACCAGCGTGGGCGGCGACATTCTGTTCATTGAAAGCCTGCTGAGCCGCGGGCGGGGCAAGCTCACGCTCAGCGGCCAGCTCGGCGACGTGATGAAGGAGTCGGCCATTACGGCCCTGAGCTATCTGCGCAGCCGCGCCGACGAGTTGGGCATCGACTACCGCCTCTTCGACCAATACGACCTGCACATTCACTTCCCCGAGGGGGCAGTGCCCAAAGACGGCCCCAGCGCCGGTATTGCCATCTTCACCAGCATTGCCTCGGTGTTCACGCAGCGCAAAATCCGCAGCCACCTCGCCATGACCGGCGAAATTACGCTACGGGGCAAGGTGCTGCCGGTGGGGGGGATCAAAGAGAAGATGCTGGCCGCCAAGCGCGCCGGTATCCGCGACATTATCCTGTGCCAGAAAAACCGCAAGGACATCGAGGAAATCCCCGCCGAGTACGTCAAGGACCTCACTATCCACTACGCCGACCGGGTCGACGACGTGCTGCGAGTGGCGCTGCTCGATGAGCTGGTGGCGCACCCCATGCCACTCGTCGTGCGCGACGAAGCGCCGGTAGCCCCTTCGCCCAGCGTGGAGGTGCAGTAG
- the hslU gene encoding ATP-dependent protease ATPase subunit HslU, protein MLDSQTFLTPSQIVAELDKYIIGQHEAKRHVAIALRNRWRRLHAPLDMQREIVPNNILMIGSTGVGKTEIARRLAAIADAPFTKVEASKFTEVGYVGRDVESMVRDLVEQSVNQVKQRRKEEVKVQAAQAVEDLILDALIPSVSGGSSKSSVGFGGSHDGSAMPESDYELNERTRDKFREKIRSGELDDRKIDIKVQQGGAPGIGVLGGAPGMDEASMAGLQDMLGSMMPKKTRKRKVTIAEARKILLDEEAAKLIDMDEVKDEAIRNAENAGIIFIDEIDKVASRSGKGGGGPDVSREGVQRDLLPIVEGSAVSTKYGIINTDHILFIAAGAFHVAKPSDLIPELQGRFPIRVELQSLTKDDFFRILKDPKNALTKQYEALLQAEDVVLTFEDEALEQLAEIAFNVNAEVENIGARRLHTVMSRLLNDILFDVPDRIGPNARILITRDLVNERLQDMVGNRDLSQYIL, encoded by the coding sequence ATGCTCGATTCCCAGACTTTTCTTACCCCTTCGCAGATAGTTGCCGAGCTGGATAAGTACATCATCGGCCAGCACGAGGCCAAGCGGCATGTGGCCATTGCGCTGCGCAACCGCTGGCGCCGCCTGCACGCCCCGCTGGACATGCAGCGCGAAATCGTGCCCAACAACATCCTCATGATCGGCTCGACGGGCGTCGGCAAAACTGAAATTGCCCGCCGCCTGGCCGCCATTGCCGATGCGCCCTTCACCAAAGTGGAAGCCAGCAAGTTTACGGAGGTAGGCTACGTGGGCCGCGACGTGGAAAGCATGGTGCGCGACCTGGTAGAGCAGTCGGTGAACCAGGTGAAGCAGCGCCGCAAGGAAGAAGTGAAGGTGCAGGCTGCCCAAGCTGTGGAAGACCTGATTCTGGACGCCCTGATTCCGTCCGTGAGTGGCGGCAGCAGCAAGTCGTCGGTGGGCTTTGGCGGTAGCCACGACGGCAGCGCTATGCCCGAGTCGGACTACGAGCTGAATGAGCGCACCCGCGACAAGTTCCGCGAGAAAATCCGCAGCGGCGAGCTGGACGACCGTAAAATCGACATCAAGGTGCAGCAGGGTGGCGCTCCCGGCATCGGCGTGCTGGGCGGCGCTCCAGGCATGGACGAGGCTTCCATGGCCGGTCTGCAGGACATGCTGGGCTCGATGATGCCCAAGAAAACCCGCAAGCGCAAAGTCACGATTGCCGAGGCCCGTAAGATTCTGCTGGATGAAGAAGCTGCCAAGCTCATAGACATGGATGAGGTGAAGGACGAGGCTATCCGCAACGCCGAAAACGCCGGCATCATCTTCATCGACGAAATTGACAAAGTAGCCAGCCGCAGCGGCAAAGGCGGCGGTGGCCCCGACGTGAGCCGCGAAGGTGTGCAGCGCGACCTGCTGCCCATCGTGGAAGGCTCGGCCGTGAGCACCAAGTATGGCATCATCAACACCGACCACATCCTGTTCATTGCCGCCGGCGCCTTCCACGTCGCCAAGCCCTCTGACCTGATTCCGGAGCTGCAGGGCCGCTTCCCCATCCGCGTAGAACTGCAAAGCCTCACCAAAGACGACTTCTTCCGGATTCTGAAGGATCCCAAAAACGCCCTCACCAAGCAGTACGAAGCCCTGCTGCAGGCCGAGGACGTAGTGCTGACCTTCGAGGACGAGGCCCTGGAGCAGCTCGCCGAAATTGCCTTCAACGTCAACGCCGAGGTGGAGAATATTGGGGCGCGCCGCCTGCATACGGTGATGAGCCGCCTGCTCAACGACATCCTGTTCGACGTACCGGACCGCATCGGTCCCAACGCCCGCATCCTCATCACCCGCGACCTAGTAAACGAGCGGCTGCAGGATATGGTCGGCAACCGCGACCTGAGCCAGTATATTCTGTGA